In one Patescibacteria group bacterium genomic region, the following are encoded:
- a CDS encoding co-chaperone GroES has product MTVKPLLDNILIEPLERERQTASGIVIPDSAKEKPQEGKVVATGPGKPNDAGVLIKPQVKAGDTVMYKKWGGNEIKIAGKDYLIVKEEDILATL; this is encoded by the coding sequence ATGACAGTAAAACCTCTTTTGGATAATATTCTAATTGAGCCTTTGGAGAGGGAACGCCAAACCGCTTCGGGAATCGTAATCCCCGATTCGGCAAAAGAAAAACCTCAAGAAGGCAAAGTTGTTGCCACAGGTCCTGGAAAACCTAATGACGCCGGGGTTCTTATAAAACCGCAAGTTAAAGCCGGGGATACGGTAATGTACAAAAAATGGGGCGGCAACGAAATTAAAATTGCAGGCAAAGATTATTTAATAGTTAAAGAGGAGGATATTTTGGCGACTTTGTAA
- a CDS encoding nucleotidyl transferase AbiEii/AbiGii toxin family protein translates to MNNIISNWENIQKSAVLQGLPADKKRGLIREYLQSKFIYEFYGLKEAQKLSFIGGTALRLLRNIPRFSEDLDFDNLDISEKKIGDLVSEVCVVFRKENIECELAVKKNEGKFYFEIKFPNLLEPLKISSNLKEKLMIKIDYSRSWKNQSLETQPLLRFGYAREVLTNSLDNLTVQKLSAYVFRKETQPRDIYDIVWLYATGARFDHKFAKDNDMKDLLKLATEKYKNEGIKNAFSQKLAPFLINPKETSLLSTFGDVLKRL, encoded by the coding sequence ATGAATAATATAATTTCTAATTGGGAAAATATCCAAAAATCGGCGGTGTTGCAGGGGCTTCCGGCAGACAAGAAAAGAGGATTAATTAGAGAATACCTACAATCAAAGTTTATTTACGAATTTTATGGCTTAAAAGAGGCTCAAAAATTGTCTTTTATTGGCGGAACGGCACTACGGCTTTTAAGAAATATTCCAAGATTCTCGGAGGATTTAGACTTCGACAATTTAGATATTTCCGAAAAGAAAATAGGAGATTTGGTAAGCGAGGTTTGTGTAGTATTCCGAAAGGAAAATATTGAATGTGAGCTAGCAGTTAAAAAGAATGAAGGAAAGTTCTATTTTGAAATTAAGTTTCCCAATCTTCTTGAACCACTTAAAATAAGCAGCAACCTAAAGGAAAAACTGATGATAAAAATTGATTATTCTAGATCGTGGAAAAACCAAAGTTTGGAAACACAACCACTTTTAAGGTTCGGCTACGCTAGAGAAGTGTTAACAAACTCTCTTGATAATCTGACGGTACAAAAACTTTCTGCCTATGTTTTTAGAAAAGAAACCCAACCAAGAGATATTTATGATATTGTTTGGCTTTATGCGACGGGCGCAAGATTTGATCATAAATTTGCCAAAGATAATGATATGAAAGATTTACTTAAACTGGCAACAGAAAAGTACAAGAACGAAGGGATAAAAAATGCCTTCTCCCAAAAGCTAGCTCCTTTTTTAATTAATCCAAAGGAAACAAGTCTTCTAAGTACTTTTGGAGATGTTTTAAAGCGACTTTAA
- a CDS encoding SH3 domain-containing protein, with the protein MTKKTLIPAIVLILVLFFALLFFGWSKRNLKGPISFSISAIYDTATVFIDDKLVGNTPYKGQETKQGEFKIALEGENNNYETRLSAVVGTEVAIKRDLGVSSNFSSGQMVWMEKASKGGSVIAIISNPPDVEVTVDGVSLGTTPLSSSDLKVFAYDTNHKIEAIKEGYEGQTLDVTTKKGFKVNVSLDMFLLPIESNITLSDQSSKTVKIYNLSNLNAFSKVGLEEWIKGIAYYNKTRGKGLPEFNYYIDYTGKIYNLNAQKILLADVTNTNPSLILGYLGNDLADLSQEALDTIDQISGGPAGVPVKKATVAETGTDFGLNVRASASTTAEKLGTIAVGTQVTILEEQTGWAKIRYENTKEGWVSASYLKIETN; encoded by the coding sequence ATGACTAAAAAAACTCTTATCCCAGCAATTGTTTTAATTTTGGTTCTGTTTTTTGCGCTTTTGTTTTTTGGCTGGTCAAAAAGAAACTTAAAAGGACCAATTTCCTTCTCTATTAGTGCTATTTATGATACGGCAACAGTTTTTATTGACGATAAATTAGTTGGCAATACCCCCTACAAAGGTCAAGAAACCAAACAGGGTGAATTTAAAATTGCTCTTGAAGGCGAAAATAACAATTACGAAACTAGGCTTAGCGCTGTCGTGGGAACGGAGGTGGCCATAAAAAGAGATTTGGGAGTGTCGTCCAATTTTTCCTCGGGGCAAATGGTCTGGATGGAAAAAGCCTCTAAAGGGGGGTCTGTGATTGCTATAATCTCCAACCCGCCCGATGTGGAAGTAACCGTAGATGGCGTTTCTTTGGGAACAACTCCCCTAAGTTCCTCCGACCTTAAAGTTTTTGCTTATGATACCAATCACAAAATAGAGGCGATCAAGGAGGGCTACGAGGGGCAAACCTTGGATGTTACAACTAAAAAGGGTTTTAAAGTAAATGTGTCTTTAGATATGTTTTTGCTCCCAATAGAATCTAATATTACCCTGTCAGATCAAAGTAGCAAAACAGTTAAAATTTACAACCTCTCCAACCTTAACGCCTTTTCCAAGGTGGGTTTAGAGGAGTGGATTAAAGGTATTGCCTATTATAATAAAACCCGCGGAAAGGGTTTGCCCGAGTTCAACTATTACATTGATTACACTGGAAAAATTTATAATTTAAACGCTCAAAAAATTTTGCTGGCTGATGTTACAAATACAAACCCTAGCTTAATTCTGGGATATTTGGGAAACGATCTGGCCGATCTCTCTCAAGAAGCTTTAGACACAATTGATCAAATTTCTGGCGGACCAGCAGGAGTTCCAGTCAAAAAGGCTACCGTTGCCGAAACTGGAACCGATTTTGGGCTAAATGTTAGGGCTTCCGCATCTACTACCGCAGAAAAATTAGGCACAATTGCTGTGGGAACACAAGTTACAATTCTCGAAGAACAGACAGGTTGGGCTAAAATTAGGTACGAAAACACCAAAGAGGGCTGGGTCAGCGCTTCGTACTTAAAAATAGAAACAAATTAA
- a CDS encoding decaprenyl-phosphate phosphoribosyltransferase, translating into MILQTDNTIYHLLRALRPRQWVKNASLFAAAMFSGRLFESDIFFRTVVAAIIFSALSSATYLINDAIDAKKDALHPIKKNRPIPSGKLSREVAILTAFILIFFFIPTSLVAVNFHFFLICVGYLLMQGTYSLWLRHVIIIDALTVAMGFILRVFAGGFATSIPVSSWIILATIGLSLLLAFGKRRSERTILTNLDISFKTRETLKHYPDSLLDSMISMSASFTIISYSFFSFQAKSRPELAIARFLPTTLSSPKWMMLTIPIVIYGVARYLYVIYEKKDAESPERVLTSDLPLLASVMVWALVALAIIYPLGTTI; encoded by the coding sequence GTGATTCTACAAACTGACAATACAATATACCACCTTCTGCGTGCTTTACGCCCTAGACAGTGGGTTAAAAATGCCAGTCTCTTTGCGGCGGCAATGTTTAGTGGAAGACTCTTTGAAAGTGATATTTTTTTTAGAACCGTTGTGGCGGCAATTATCTTTTCAGCGCTTTCTTCGGCTACTTATCTCATTAACGATGCAATCGATGCCAAAAAAGACGCCCTTCACCCGATTAAAAAGAATCGCCCGATTCCTTCGGGCAAGCTTTCGCGCGAAGTGGCTATTTTAACTGCCTTTATTTTAATTTTCTTTTTTATTCCCACATCTCTTGTAGCGGTAAATTTTCATTTTTTTCTAATTTGCGTGGGTTATCTTTTAATGCAAGGGACATATTCGTTGTGGCTTCGCCATGTTATTATTATTGACGCTCTAACTGTTGCTATGGGGTTTATTTTGCGCGTTTTTGCCGGCGGGTTTGCAACTTCCATTCCGGTTTCGTCTTGGATAATTTTGGCTACAATCGGCTTATCGCTACTTTTGGCTTTTGGAAAACGAAGGTCCGAAAGAACCATCCTGACAAATTTGGACATTTCTTTTAAAACCCGCGAGACTTTAAAACATTACCCCGATTCGCTTTTAGATTCTATGATTTCGATGTCGGCAAGCTTTACTATAATCTCGTATTCGTTTTTTTCGTTTCAGGCTAAAAGCCGACCCGAGCTAGCAATCGCTCGTTTTTTACCGACTACCCTGTCTTCGCCTAAATGGATGATGCTTACAATACCAATTGTTATTTATGGGGTGGCAAGATATTTGTATGTAATTTACGAAAAAAAAGATGCCGAATCTCCAGAGAGAGTTCTAACTTCGGATCTTCCGCTTTTGGCTTCTGTGATGGTTTGGGCGCTGGTGGCGCTGGCAATAATTTACCCTTTAGGAACAACGATTTAA
- a CDS encoding UvrD-helicase domain-containing protein, with amino-acid sequence MPKDILNNLNDEQRQAVVYCDEPELVVAGPGSGKTRVLTYKIAYLIKEVGISPENILAVTFTNKAAGEIKTRVANLLGEKDLTGIWMGTFHGICARILRVHGKAIGIAPGFTIFDDGDSKSLIKSILKSFNYDSTKLNPNGVLANISSAKSELVNPKTFAKFAYGPYLEKVSKIYPEYQKALKEQNALDFDDLISEIVRLFREAPDVLSYYQDKFLFVLVDEYQDTNRAQYVLIKTLTSRSQKLCVVGDVSQSIYSFRGADFRNVLSFEKDYPTSKIFYLPKNYRSTKTIVEASRSVIEHNQTHLKINLATDNSEGEKIFLYEATTEEDEANFVTERVKNSKGGFSDFAVLYRTNAQSRSIEEAFIKESIPYKLVGGTRFYDRKEIKDAISYLRILHNPKDFVSWKRIINVPPRKVGEKMLEQLKSTAFAIEEVALKTTFPIREMLTAQKNLTVLELLDFVLDKSGYLAHLDDGTAESEARVENLKELRSVALRFATLEEFLENIALVNPQDTATDETKKMVSDTKDAVSLMTLHQAKGLEFFGVFIVGLEEGLFPHSRSLESKAEVEEERRLFYVGMTRAKDRLYLTYAKRRLYFGTTSMGTVSRFVSEIPEHLMESPRRLSSKFEKSVDDFLDFLEEQRKSVTE; translated from the coding sequence ATGCCGAAAGATATTTTAAATAATCTAAACGATGAGCAACGACAGGCGGTTGTTTACTGTGATGAACCAGAGCTAGTGGTCGCAGGTCCGGGGTCGGGCAAGACCAGAGTCTTAACCTACAAAATTGCCTACTTAATAAAGGAAGTGGGGATTTCTCCAGAAAACATTCTTGCTGTAACTTTTACCAACAAAGCAGCAGGTGAGATAAAAACCAGAGTTGCCAATCTATTGGGAGAAAAAGATTTAACCGGAATTTGGATGGGAACTTTTCATGGAATTTGCGCTCGAATCTTAAGAGTTCATGGAAAAGCCATTGGAATTGCTCCAGGGTTTACAATTTTTGACGACGGCGATTCTAAATCTTTAATTAAATCCATTTTGAAAAGTTTTAATTACGATTCCACCAAATTAAATCCCAACGGGGTTTTAGCTAATATCTCCAGCGCCAAAAGCGAGCTTGTTAATCCCAAAACATTTGCTAAGTTTGCTTATGGTCCCTATTTGGAAAAAGTATCCAAGATTTATCCTGAATACCAAAAAGCGCTTAAGGAGCAAAACGCGCTGGATTTTGACGATTTAATTTCCGAAATTGTGAGGCTTTTTAGAGAAGCGCCAGATGTTTTAAGTTACTATCAAGACAAGTTTTTGTTTGTTTTGGTTGATGAATATCAAGACACCAACCGCGCGCAGTATGTTCTTATAAAGACTCTAACTTCTCGTTCTCAAAAACTCTGCGTGGTAGGAGATGTTTCGCAAAGCATTTATTCTTTTAGAGGCGCGGACTTTAGAAATGTTTTGTCTTTTGAAAAAGATTATCCCACCTCTAAAATTTTCTATCTGCCTAAAAATTACCGCTCGACAAAAACTATTGTCGAGGCGTCTCGTAGCGTTATAGAACATAATCAAACTCATTTAAAAATAAATTTAGCCACAGATAATTCCGAGGGAGAAAAAATTTTTCTTTACGAAGCTACAACCGAAGAAGACGAGGCAAACTTTGTTACCGAAAGAGTTAAAAACTCTAAGGGGGGTTTTTCCGACTTTGCGGTTTTGTACCGCACCAACGCCCAATCTCGAAGTATTGAGGAAGCGTTTATTAAAGAAAGTATTCCCTATAAACTTGTTGGGGGGACTCGCTTTTATGACAGAAAAGAAATTAAAGACGCCATCTCGTATTTGCGAATTTTGCATAATCCCAAAGATTTTGTTTCCTGGAAAAGAATCATAAATGTTCCACCCCGCAAAGTTGGAGAAAAAATGCTAGAGCAACTAAAATCAACAGCGTTTGCTATTGAAGAAGTCGCTTTAAAAACCACATTTCCCATTCGCGAAATGCTAACAGCGCAAAAAAATCTTACTGTACTAGAATTATTAGATTTTGTTTTGGATAAATCGGGGTATCTAGCACATCTTGATGACGGAACAGCTGAATCAGAAGCTCGAGTGGAAAACTTAAAGGAGTTGCGCTCGGTGGCATTAAGATTTGCCACCCTAGAAGAATTTTTGGAAAATATTGCGCTGGTTAACCCGCAAGATACGGCAACAGACGAAACCAAAAAAATGGTAAGCGACACCAAAGACGCGGTGAGTTTAATGACTTTGCACCAAGCTAAGGGATTAGAATTTTTCGGTGTTTTTATTGTGGGGTTAGAAGAAGGTCTTTTTCCCCATTCCAGATCGCTGGAATCAAAAGCAGAAGTAGAAGAGGAACGCCGGTTGTTTTATGTAGGAATGACCAGAGCCAAAGACAGACTTTATCTAACTTACGCTAAAAGACGACTCTATTTTGGAACAACCAGCATGGGAACTGTTTCGCGTTTTGTTTCCGAAATTCCCGAGCACTTGATGGAATCACCTCGCAGATTATCCTCCAAGTTTGAAAAAAGTGTAGATGATTTTTTGGACTTTTTAGAAGAGCAACGCAAATCTGTGACAGAATAA
- a CDS encoding type II toxin-antitoxin system Phd/YefM family antitoxin has translation MNTLTLTQLVSISELQRDYPSLVEKVKKLAVPFFLLKRNEPEAVLLSLPVYEAMVENNRLYEEKMAMEAIEDFDKEKKKGKLLVAKNAEDLFK, from the coding sequence ATGAATACTTTAACTCTCACACAACTTGTCTCCATCTCGGAATTACAAAGAGATTATCCCTCTTTGGTAGAAAAAGTTAAAAAACTAGCTGTTCCTTTTTTTCTCTTAAAGAGGAACGAGCCCGAGGCGGTATTACTTTCATTACCCGTTTATGAAGCTATGGTAGAAAACAACAGGTTATACGAGGAAAAAATGGCGATGGAGGCAATAGAAGATTTTGATAAGGAAAAGAAAAAAGGCAAGTTACTGGTTGCTAAAAACGCCGAAGATCTTTTTAAGTAA
- a CDS encoding type II toxin-antitoxin system mRNA interferase toxin, RelE/StbE family yields MRITSVFYTAKFNKKLKNFPTKDKVTFLKKFQIFLDNPFEPPLKTHKLTGKLEDYWSFSLNYSTRVLFRFVTESAVEFIDLGGHDIYR; encoded by the coding sequence ATGAGAATTACTTCTGTTTTTTACACAGCAAAATTCAATAAAAAACTAAAAAATTTCCCCACCAAAGATAAGGTAACTTTCTTAAAAAAATTCCAGATATTTTTAGACAACCCATTTGAACCTCCATTAAAAACCCACAAACTAACTGGAAAATTAGAAGATTATTGGTCGTTTTCTCTTAACTACAGTACACGAGTACTTTTTAGATTTGTTACTGAAAGTGCGGTTGAGTTTATCGATTTGGGTGGGCACGATATCTACAGATAG